In Diaphorobacter ruginosibacter, the genomic stretch TACACGCATGGTTTTTCTGAAGATTCCAATCCGGGCAAGTGTAGGGGAGGTTGGCGTACGCAGCGCCTCCACACTCCATTCAGCATTTGTTCAGGTAACGGCAATAGTCTGCGAAGACCGTCAGTGATTCTCCGGCTGCAGCGTTTGCGTCCGGCACCCGGTTTCGTTCTCTGCCCATGCCTTCCTGGACCACACGCCGCGTGCTCGGCTGGACTGCCGCCGCACTGTTATTGATCATTCTTTGGGACGCCTCCGGCCTCGATCTGCCCTTTGCACGACTGTTCGGAACCGCCGAGGGGTTTCCGCTGCGCGGCAACAAGGCCTTCGTGATGGCCTTTCATGAGATTCCCCGCACGGTCAGCAGCCTGGTCGTGGTGGCGCTGATCGTGGGGGTCTTCAGGCCGTGGCTCTTCCTCAGGCGCCTCGCCAGGAGGGACCGGGTTCAGCTCGTGGTCTCCGTCCTGGGGGCCATGCTGCTGATCACGCTGCTCAAGAAGATGAACACCTCCAGCTGTCCCTGGGACGTGAACGAGTTCGGCGGCGTTGCCAGCTACGTGTCGCACTGGGCCTTGGGCGTTCGCGACATGGGGCCGGGGCATTGCTTCCCGGCGGGCCATGCCTCGTCGGCGTTCGGCTTCCTGGCCGGCTGGTTCGTCATCCGCCGCACTGCACCGGAGATGGCCACGCGCTGGCTGGCCGTGACCATCGCGCTGGGCCTTGTCCTTGGATTGGCGCAGCAGCTCAGGGGAGCCCACTACATGAGCCACACCTTGTGGACCGGCTTCTTCTGCTGGACGGCCGGGCTGCTCACGGAATGGGCCTGCCGCGCATGGGTGCAGAGGAAACCGGTCTCGCTGGCCACCGCA encodes the following:
- a CDS encoding phosphatase PAP2 family protein — protein: MPSWTTRRVLGWTAAALLLIILWDASGLDLPFARLFGTAEGFPLRGNKAFVMAFHEIPRTVSSLVVVALIVGVFRPWLFLRRLARRDRVQLVVSVLGAMLLITLLKKMNTSSCPWDVNEFGGVASYVSHWALGVRDMGPGHCFPAGHASSAFGFLAGWFVIRRTAPEMATRWLAVTIALGLVLGLAQQLRGAHYMSHTLWTGFFCWTAGLLTEWACRAWVQRKPVSLATASKEELQP